The Stratiformator vulcanicus genome has a segment encoding these proteins:
- a CDS encoding thioredoxin family protein, with product MLLQKSLSFCALTVMVLVASLTISSASAGSWHRDFDAAQSEARKLGVPLVVHFYADWCGPCRAMESVLNSSTITSELGTSAVGVKVNVDHHGDLKRRFGVAALPTDVILSPSGDVVSRYVGGTSTNGYLARLDSGAARIEKRSDRRVEIVKRDATEVLSDLAEEQGLGLDGYSPVALVQEKVWSQGDPKFAWRHQGVVYYLADAEELAQFRDQPEKFAPRYSGFDPTILATKRQPIPGRIEYGSFYKDRLYLHATEDSRRRFIDNPRRFPLPRELKDPQFADNGRGERMNGI from the coding sequence ATGCTGCTGCAAAAGTCACTCTCGTTCTGCGCACTGACGGTGATGGTACTGGTTGCATCACTGACGATCTCATCGGCATCAGCCGGGTCGTGGCATCGAGATTTCGACGCCGCCCAATCGGAAGCACGGAAGTTGGGAGTGCCGCTCGTCGTCCATTTTTACGCCGACTGGTGCGGCCCCTGCCGAGCGATGGAGAGCGTGCTCAATTCGTCCACGATTACTTCGGAACTGGGGACATCAGCGGTTGGTGTGAAGGTCAATGTCGATCATCACGGCGATCTGAAACGCCGCTTCGGTGTCGCCGCCCTGCCAACCGACGTCATATTGAGCCCGAGCGGCGATGTCGTTTCCCGCTACGTCGGAGGAACGAGTACGAACGGCTACCTCGCCCGGCTCGACTCAGGGGCAGCCCGCATCGAAAAGCGCAGCGACCGCCGCGTCGAAATTGTGAAGCGGGATGCGACCGAGGTGTTAAGCGACCTCGCCGAAGAGCAGGGACTCGGACTGGACGGCTACAGCCCGGTGGCTCTCGTCCAGGAAAAGGTTTGGTCACAGGGCGACCCGAAATTTGCCTGGCGGCACCAAGGCGTCGTGTACTATCTGGCCGACGCCGAGGAACTGGCTCAGTTCCGCGATCAACCGGAGAAGTTCGCCCCACGCTACAGCGGGTTCGATCCCACGATTCTCGCCACAAAGCGTCAGCCGATCCCCGGCCGGATTGAGTACGGTTCGTTCTATAAAGACCGGCTCTACCTGCACGCGACCGAAGATTCGCGTAGGCGGTTCATCGACAACCCCCGCCGGTTCCCACTACCGCGCGAACTGAAGGATCCGCAATTCGCTGATAACGGTCGCGGCGAACGGATGAACGGGATTTGA